A genomic window from Henningerozyma blattae CBS 6284 chromosome 3, complete genome includes:
- the GTF1 gene encoding glutamyl-tRNA(Gln) amidotransferase subunit F (similar to Saccharomyces cerevisiae YGR102C; ancestral locus Anc_3.446) produces the protein MIRTSTKLICLRYKRFYSSNTKIGTKFNDIGEIKSLISQDERPLAEYLKENTSTQPNQQISDDLINKLLRLSGLPYSENVDKTAIQEKLQEQLKFIGQIKEYNLNDSNPNEQFARLLPRKTKELTYEDIMNKIKNQKQDPSLGETQNSWVPTEFAEKKVDNFYITEKNYEK, from the coding sequence ATGATACGAACTTCAACTAAATTAATATGTTTAAGATataaaagattttattCAAGCAATACAAAGATTGGTACTAAATTTAACGATATAGGTGAGATCAAATCTCTCATATCCCAAGATGAAAGGCCCCTCGCAGAATACTTAAAGGAAAATACATCCACACAACCAAACCAACAAATATCTGATGACCTAATTAATAAACTTCTAAGATTATCAGGATTACCCTACAGTGAAAATGTCGATAAAACTGCCATTCAAGAGAAATTACAGGAACAATTAAAGTTTATAGgacaaattaaagaatataatcTAAACGATTCAAACCCTAATGAACAATTTGCACGGCTATTGCCAAGAAAGACTAAGGAATTGACTTATGAAGATATTATGAATAAGATCAAGAACCAAAAACAAGATCCATCACTTGGCGAAACACAAAACTCTTGGGTTCCAACTGAATTTGCCGAAAAGAAAGTTGATAACTTTTACATTACTGAAAAAAACTATGAAAAGTAA
- the HOB2 gene encoding Hob2p (similar to Saccharomyces cerevisiae YPR117W; ancestral locus Anc_3.443) yields the protein MSMISLDTISWDGLSTYLSISSTKSLILYVVLSLIFYILSIKIILNFIANIFFAKKHKISLNILYFFLNSIHNISLCSKSKNWYITIKKIKFSFTSIIFEAITLDLSNTVIDENIPPKENKNSDPNTTLIDIANEKQLDFQFHLNKTFLNIFYPILIKFIPKLIYLKNIKLILNKHNILTINLLTVSVELISELNTNSIVFQLILNKINPIKNESHYQNTKIKEKPIYLPSVSNLLLEYHLVYSIGNSAEFKNKKIVLVQSWTNSLKVSGLDYIIEDNDCESDTETEEETEDEDETEDEHINEPEDDSDTTITDDTQLNANHTSKDKRSISNTFQPQYETTIIEILNDIKAKLYPYINLLTKMDILDIKFSNISIKYKGLIKIEISSFQFYMVSVKDPNTLLSTSPDILTNNHQITLSLNNVLIKLGNHSNLRIPLLITVISTDMFTFFAFKHANWNNTKITSNTNLLNPSLYLTISNIIELLTLFDLNSEHSQNNGIKSQCQEKYVSSMHIHRNTITLNDFPNVLFEFSLSNFDSILQLSTTLFLTLNIFDTHALFQYKKPKECKTKQKFQFTIIKDKVVNYIKIVGVTSTFQTKENSVDDDYMYMPTIVPICELERMDTFIEDISEKSLNLKTTVRNFIFSLNDIVVLEKLAKLYLKTENLLNSRKTHIKRRKSHSTSGNNALNSPTTSKNIFLDYNLKVRLKNTKYSLLIANYLSKTLDPLELQGKNLTNVHRGFLLTVQEIIYITGKSRDLSIHETSLEIINTALYRIIDDFKPKNIENITNIETPILQFENLTIVQNSKDQEISIKLPLVHMKLDVNILWLFYFMQSVFNKIYFNKRDLMNSQYHTNVNQENSETPKILQKNKNTLKLDMEKLMIDIDLPQEQSLLITISDLRYSNIEQILTFSSLSFSVKSVYVTHIPLNIILLNIEDFKLDILQLTRKKHINISTSLFRLHTEYHFRFYLLLDSIIASFKSFKQLKLAFSDLSEFHRLRPSPEKPILFPHVNIYSDNFVIDVEEDPFEQELGLIYKVGILEQRERLKMLEEFHHQKSLFKEDHKLDSIFTGTNQGTAQKGRTSPIHDIYHQTTFVGTPYNEHKSKAWEERARKRLDEHFSTSWIARYRKSRLEFIGMPFNVKKEQVFGLNYYYNVSSLKYKNTVSSLRVKNWNFTLSPPSFPLEQYPEFIYKYGKKVPKGRLYTLIFVFHLDVTATSTELRLRDYPIPILSFPKIHTGGDFVIAERMPGLLSTRTVYVPFVPSAVSNEYMKTNSIYGTHIISTMNSLKTIMNVKSTIESTTAAYIAWGKAMQPGFESVMLWFDFLTKPQLDPSPKLGFWDKIRNLVHGRWILEFSETSEFNIHIKGSRDPYKVADDGAGLSFRWSGGTRILVHGTNDPTEFLKIESNSFNLAIPDFTVPNKFDKILMKLAGRVTWKMGFIFEKGDINKAGEEKRSMPNRPHHDIELIHPDNVVNKEAHDSFHGFRSSFIHMSIGVYSCQPGSRNSLHLSPYAFSSFLSWWALFDSYTSGPIRQGPLFPDLIQNSTKFGRSLFTIKYQLHLEPLFVTNVYRHIYLGTQNDNSTDGDVISFTGLKGRVKSFKIDLHQKRIKVTHANEKLNKFKPIWKFKMSTGEVDCREADVRILFTQFSVSSFHKVLAQRLDLSVPSAPNFDRKSNILEGPNSEWYDFEDYVDLNQILPDSTVPLSLEAIPLLYSPRISYFRQINDEGYNVKYPFGEEPSHSCLIDKNHPERTQERLTEKRIKELEDHIEKLSKELNHLQSGTNSQIESRKNKINQMNHQLHEVKHRWRILQGVLSDLKISAEYDFQKIRQSSDLYSISDSDSDIVPFTGDTNSLTVPRAKTVESFAIMRRVSHSNAQSSYDNRFMLHNIQLRINKSIRDHLQDYATAIFEKKSTQFFMKYKSVRILQTLLNTSLFNMKTSISEFGFVTEEDQSTNSEFIHHFEQLVREVANENFIAVDSCLFQLISPQIQITSEDEPNIALILVARDIEVELIDIQEIVGRSGKRIVTDVNTIVETRYCSTLKDIQLFTVTKSELKGSDMIKFKSNGYGVSDKSQIWPPWVPLEVCFDGALLLDQVFLKRRSMYVTFTAPNALYFSANDIGNLSTDSKFRIAFPSLAITSTSQQYTAVYNIIGGLLSFNSTFDEKVAKLAKVLLADEVRNNLEKLDVSVVTSLQRKVQDLLYTRAFLKSHDPELFARCQHDILSSIQATLVELSVLMNAIKQNYDKLGKNESDIQKKVNWQVSANKIRWELFDENKKPFLTIHLGLFTYIRSEMPDGANSNVVNIQSLSCLNQQENTIFLELLAPFENNSLYKKDEPMIELFWLLGASVGGITDIEEMIVNCQPVIFKMDYLTSDKLLNYLFPKADNESNLPGAKPKSPTSPRSSTSDFSLRRSSSTSYQALQGLTNGDSNSKTNPHHTTQALASLEMMSIPSRGSSMERERSRIGPIFKKAEDNINEMVLRSGTYYNLRSLVIKNMIMSISYKGAHSVLTNVNSLIVKVPRLEYTNKIWSREEFFNAIKKDVFKVVLHHTGNIIGNKFIPHKKESKKSTKENCNTINPFS from the coding sequence ATGAGTATGATAAGCCTAGATACTATATCATGGGATGGGTTATCCACGTACTTATCTATTTCGTCAACTAAgtcattaatattatatgtTGTTCTATCAttaatcttttatattctttcgatcaaaattatattaaactttatagcaaatatcttttttgctaaaaaacataaaatctcacttaatatattatatttctttttaaattctataCATAATATTTCACTCTGTTCAAAATCGAAAAATTGGTATATTAcgattaaaaaaatcaaattttcatttacatcaataatttttgaagcTATTACACtagatttatcaaatacaGTGATAGATGAAAATATACCTCCAAAagagaataaaaattcagaCCCTAATACTACATTAATTGACATTGCAAATGAAAAGCAATTAGATTTTCAATTCCATCTGAATAAAACATTTCTTAATATATTCTATCCTATtttaatcaaatttatcccaaaattaatatatttaaaaaatataaaacttATACTGAATAAACATAATATTCTTACTATCAATTTGCTAACAGTTTCTGTCGAACTTATTAGCGAGCTAAATACAAATTCAATCGTTTTccaattgatattaaataaaattaaccccattaaaaatgaatctCATTATCAGAATACTAAAATCAAAGAAAAGCCCATATATCTTCCGTCTGTTTCTAATCTTCTTTTGGAATACCATCTAGTATACTCAATTGGAAACTCTGcagaatttaaaaacaaaaaaatagttttaGTTCAATCATGGACCAATTCATTAAAAGTAAGTGGTTTAgattatataattgaagATAATGATTGTGAATCAGATACTGAAACTGAAGAGGAGactgaagatgaagatgaaactGAAGATGAACATATAAATGAACCTGAAGATGACAGTGATACTACAATTACAGATGATACCCAACTAAATGCAAATCATACAAGCAAAGATAAAAGATCTATTTCAAACACTTTTCAACCGCAATATGAAACGAcgattattgaaatattgaatgatattaaagCCAAATTATATCCCTATATTAACTTACTTACAAAGATGGATATTcttgatattaaattttcaaatatttccattaaatataaaggcttaattaaaattgaaatatccAGTTTCCAGTTTTATATGGTATCTGTCAAAGACCCGAatactttattatcaaCTTCTCCAGATATATTAACGAATAACCATCAGATAACTTTATCATTAAACAATGTCCTTATTAAACTTGGAAATCATTCAAACCTAAGAATTCCATTATTGATCACTGTTATCTCAACAGATATGTTTACTTTTTTTGCGTTTAAGCATGCCAATTGGAATAATACCAAAATAACATCTAATACAAACTTACTTAACCcttcattatatttaacaatatcaaatataattgaattattaacattatttgatttaaattcagAACATTCACAGAATAACGGTATTAAATCTCAGTGCcaagaaaaatatgttAGTTCTATGCATATTCATAGAAATACTATCACATTAAATGATTTCCCTaatgtattatttgaattttctcTTTCAAATTTCGATTCTATTTTACAGCTTTCTACAACCCTATTTTTAACTTTGAACATATTCGATACTCATGCATTGtttcaatataaaaaaCCAAAGGAATGTAAAACtaaacaaaaatttcaatttaccattattaaGGATAAAGTGgtcaattatattaaaattgtagGCGTAACATCTACTTTtcaaacaaaagaaaatagtgttgatgatgattataTGTATATGCCAACAATTGTTCCAATTTGTGAATTAGAAAGAATGGATACATTCATAGAAGATATTTCTGAAAAATCGTTAAACTTAAAAACCACTGTGAgaaattttatctttagTTTAAACGATATTGttgtattagaaaaattggCTAAACTCTATCTAAAAActgaaaatttattgaattcaaGAAAGACGCATATAAAGAGGAGAAAATCACATTCTACTAGTGGCAATAATGCTCTCAATTCTCCTACAACatccaaaaatattttccttgattacaatttaaaagtaagattaaaaaataccaaatattctttattaatcGCTAACTATCTATCAAAGACATTAGATCCTTTGGAATTGCAAGGcaaaaatttaacaaaCGTCCATAGAGGGTTTTTGTTAACAGTACAAGagattatttatataactGGAAAATCAAGAGATTTATCGATTCATGAAACTAGtctagaaataataaatacaGCTCTCTATCGtattattgatgattttAAGCCTAAGAATATTGAAAACATAACTAATATAGAAACTCCAATACTTCAGTTTGAAAATCTTACCATTGTTCAGAATAGTAAAGACCAAGAAATCTCTATCAAATTACCATTGGTTCACATGAAACTGGATGTTAACATTCTTTggttattttattttatgcAAAGCGTGTTTAATAAGATCTACTTCAATAAAAGAGATTTAATGAACTCCCAATATCATACTAATGTAAACCAAGAAAATTCTGAGACTCCCAAAATTTTacagaaaaataaaaatacactAAAGCTAGACATGGAAAAACTTATGattgatattgatttaCCACAAGAACAAAGTTTGTTGATTACAATTTCTGATCTTAGATATTCCAATATTGAACAAATATTAACCTTCTCATCTTTGTCATTTTCTGTCAAGTCTGTATATGTTACACACATTCCACTAAATATTATCCTTCTTAATATTGAAGACTTTAAGTTAGATATTTTGCAACTCACAAGAAAAAAGcatattaatatatcaaCATCTTTGTTCCGTTTGCATACTGAATATCATTTCAGATTTTACTTGTTATTAGATAGCATAATTGCATCCTTTAAGTCGTTTAAGCAATTAAAATTGGCATTCTCAGATTTATCTGAATTTCATAGATTACGCCCATCTCCTGAAAAACctattttatttcctcATGTAAATATCTACTCAGACAATTTTGTCATTGATGTGGAAGAAGATCCATTTGAGCAAGAATTAGGGTTAATATATAAGGTAGGAATATTGGAACAGAGAGAACGGCTAAAAATGCTGGAAGagtttcatcatcaaaaaTCTTTGTTTAAAGAAGATCATAAATTAGATAGCATCTTTACAGGTACTAATCAAGGAACTGCTCAAAAGGGACGGACCAGCCCTATTCATGATATATATCACCAAACTACTTTTGTTGGGACTCCATATAATGAGCATAAAAGTAAAGCATGGGAAGAGAGAGCAAGAAAAAGATTAGATGAACATTTTTCAACATCATGGATTGCGAGATACCGTAAATCTAGACTAGAGTTTATTGGCATGCCATTTAATGTTAAAAAAGAGCAAGTATTTGgcttgaattattattataatgtTTCATCTctgaaatataaaaatacgGTATCAAGTCTAAGAGTTaagaattggaattttACGTTATCACCACCTTCTTTTCCACTGGAACAATATCCTGAATTTATCTACAAGTATGGTAAGAAAGTCCCAAAGGGTAGATTATACACTTtgatttttgtatttcatTTAGATGTTACTGCTACATCAACAGAGTTAAGATTGAGGGATTACccaattccaattttatCATTCCCAAAGATTCATACAGGTGGTGATTTTGTTATTGCAGAGAGAATGCCGGGTCTGTTATCAACTAGAACAGTTTATGTTCCTTTTGTTCCTTCTGCTGTTAGTAATGAATATATGAAAACTAACTCAATTTATGGAACACATATTATATCTACAATGAACTctttaaaaacaattatgAACGTTAAGTCTACAATTGAATCCACTACAGCAGCATATATTGCATGGGGTAAAGCTATGCAACCAGGTTTTGAATCTGTTATGCTATggtttgattttttaactaAACCTCAACTAGATCCATCTCCAAAACTAGGTTTTTGGgataaaattagaaatttgGTTCACGGTCGATGGATTCTTGAGTTTTCAGAAACAAGtgaatttaatattcatattaaaGGATCTAGAGATCCTTACAAAGTAGCTGATGATGGTGCAGGCCTTTCATTCAGATGGTCTGGTGGTACAAGAATTTTGGTCCATGGCACCAATGACCCTACAGAGTTCTTAAAGATTGAATCGAATTCATTTAATCTTGCTATTCCTGATTTTACAGTTCCCAATAagtttgataaaattttaatgaaattagcTGGGAGAGTTACTTGGAAGATGGggtttatatttgaaaaaggtgatattaataaagcAGGGGAAGAAAAACGGTCGATGCCTAACAGGCCACACCatgatattgaattaataCATCCTGATAACGTTGTGAATAAGGAAGCACATGATTCATTCCATGGATTTAGAAGTTCTTTCATTCATATGTCAATAGGTGTTTATTCTTGCCAGCCTGGCTCTCGAAATAGTCTTCATTTGTCACCATATGccttttcatcatttttaagTTGGTGGGCATTGTTTGATTCATATACTTCAGGTCCCATTAGACAAGGTCCATTGTTCCCTGATCTAATCCAAAACAGTACCAAGTTCGGTAGGTCTCTTTTTACTATTAAATACCAGTTGCATCTTGAACCTCTTTTTGTAACAAATGTTTACAGGCATATTTACCTTGGTACACAAAATGATAACTCAACTGATGGGGATGTTATATCATTCACAGGTCTAAAAGGTAGGGTTAAATCGTTTAAAATAGATTTACATCAAAAGAGAATTAAAGTGACCCATGCAAATGAGAAGCTGAACAAATTTAAGCCAATCTGGAAGTTTAAAATGTCTACAGGTGAAGTTGATTGTAGAGAAGCAGATGTTAGAATACTTTTTACTCAATTTAGCGTGTCTTCGTTTCATAAAGTTCTGGCACAACGGTTGGATCTTTCTGTACCATCGGCACCAAATTTTGATAGAAAGTCTAACATATTAGAAGGGCCTAATTCTGAATGGTACGATTTTGAAGACTATGTAGATCTAAACCAAATATTACCAGACTCCACTGTTCCTTTATCATTGGAAGCAATACCTCTGTTATACTCACCGCgtatttcatattttagACAGATCAATGATGAGGGGTATAATGTTAAATACCCTTTCGGAGAGGAGCCTTCACATAGTTGCTTAATCGATAAAAATCACCCTGAGCGCACTCAAGAACGATTGACTgagaaaagaataaaagaGTTAGAAGATCATATCGAAAAACtttcaaaagaattaaaccATCTACAATCTGGAACGAATTCTCAGATAGAGAGTcgcaaaaataaaattaatcaGATGAACCATCAATTACATGAGGTAAAACATAGATGGAGAATCCTCCAAGGTGTTTTGAGCGACTTAAAAATTTCTGCAGAATatgattttcaaaaaattaggCAATCTAGTGATTTATACTCAATAAGTGATTCAGATTCAGATATCGTTCCATTTACAGGCGATACAAATAGCTTGACTGTTCCAAGAGCTAAGACTGTTGAATCCTTCGCTATTATGAGGCGTGTCTCGCATTCGAATGCACAGTCCTCATATGATAACCGATTTATGCTTCACAATATTCAACtaagaattaataaaagtatTAGAGATCATCTTCAAGATTATGCTACCGccatttttgaaaagaaatcGACCCAATTTTTtatgaaatataaatctGTTCGAATCTTACAAACACTACTAAACACATCATTATTCAATATGAAAACTTCGATTAGTGAGTTTGGCTTTGTAACAGAAGAAGATCAATCCACAAATTCAGAATTTATTCATCATTTTGAACAGCTTGTGAGAGAGGTtgcaaatgaaaattttatagCTGTGGATAGCTGTTTATTTCAGTTAATTTCACcccaaattcaaattactTCGGAAGATGAACCAAATATCGCATTGATTTTAGTTGCAAGAGATATTGAAgtagaattaattgatattcAGGAAATTGTCGGTAGATCAGGAAAACGTATTGTAACTGATGTCAACACTATCGTCGAGACGAGGTACTGTTCTACCCTGAAGGATATCCAACTATTTACTGTTACGAAGTCTGAACTAAAAGGTTCTGACATGATTAAATTCAAGTCTAATGGGTATGGTGTTTCAGATAAATCACAGATTTGGCCACCTTGGGTTCCATTAGAAGTTTGTTTTGATGGTGCTCTTTTGCTAGATCAggtttttttaaaaagaagatCTATGTATGTCACATTTACAGCTCCGAATGCATTATATTTCAGTGCTAATGATATCGGTAATCTTTCAACAGATTCGAAATTTAGAATTGCTTTCCCAAGCTTGGCTATCACTTCAACATCACAGCAGTACACCGCAGTTTATAATATCATTGGCGGActtctttcttttaattccaCTTTTGATGAAAAGGTAGCCAAATTAGCCAAAGTATTATTGGCTGATGAAGtaagaaataatttggaGAAGTTAGATGTGTCCGTTGTCACAAGCTTACAACGAAAGGTAcaagatttattatatacGAGAGCTTTTTTGAAATCACATGACCCAGAGCTCTTTGCAAGATGTCAGCATGATATTTTAAGCAGTATCCAGGCTACATTAGTAGAGCTATCAGTTTTAATGAATGctattaaacaaaattatGATAAATTGGGTAAAAATGAAAGTGATATACAAAAGAAAGTTAATTGGCAAGTTAGCGCAAATAAGATCAGATgggaattatttgatgaaaataagAAGCCCTTTTTGACAATCCATCTTGGATTATTTACATACATTCGTTCTGAAATGCCAGATGGAGCGAATAGTAATGTTGTCAATATTCAATCCTTAAGTTGTTTAAACCAGCAAGAGaatacaatatttttggaattattGGCACCATTTGAGAATAATAGTCTTTATAAGAAAGACGAGCCAAtgatagaattattttggCTATTGGGTGCTTCTGTTGGTGGTATCACTGACATTGAAGAGATGATAGTTAACTGTCAGCCagttatttttaaaatggaTTATTTGACCAGTGATAAgctattgaattatttattccCAAAGGCTGATAATGAATCTAATTTACCGGGAGCAAAGCCAAAATCTCCAACTTCCCCAAGATCGTCAACGAGTGATTTCTCATTAAGAAGGTCAAGTAGTACATCTTATCAGGCTTTGCAAGGTTTAACAAATGGAGATTCAAATTCGAAAACAAATCCTCATCATACAACCCAAGCTCTTGCGTCTCTTGAAATGATGAGCATTCCTTCCAGGGGCAGTTCAATGGAAAGAGAAAGGAGCAGAATTGGCCCTATATTTAAAAAGGCAGAAGACAATATAAACGAAATGGTGTTGAGATCTGGAACCTACTATAACTTACGTTCTTTAGTtatcaaaaatatgataatgTCCATATCTTACAAAGGTGCACATAGCGTTTTAACAAATGTTAACAGTTTAATTGTTAAAGTACCACGTCTAGAATATACGAATAAAATATGGTCAAgagaagaattttttaatgctATTAAAAAGGACGTCTTTAAAGTGGTGCTCCATCACACTGGTAACATTATTGGTAACAAATTTATACCACACAAGAAAGAAAGTAAAAAATCCACCAAGGAAAATTGTAATACTATTAATCCATTTTCATAG
- the SRB5 gene encoding Srb5p (similar to Saccharomyces cerevisiae SRB5 (YGR104C); ancestral locus Anc_3.448) — MVQQLSLYGTLPDDSYDLFISTMTMMSGSPPVLFANLANIWKPNPDYELEKMNSKNQLVEPNRMKLSKEIPLESFIHQKTESNDIKNYKFDYKTLRDLQEAEQLQIDLASLQNSKRFIDNKDTKQVINIDDKKDNDNADIVMTDAIDSEIIDIEKNDEEENNDPAAPTLNIQDDNADVLMTDLNPIVKIEETNNTSELDEKKNTSLSMKYPKNKSSCSWSLSVSDIPVAGNSRKVSMQSIDESVILGTSGNNSHLPIFLRELGYVPDYSFVTIGVHFFMKYELIIDVHKIWNLKEDNSTSQTTKGMYLIKAFVNVTRSTDIDRINHAEKALLALQRELQGYVELFVPDRKSMDSRVHDNTDRTQSATT; from the coding sequence ATGGTACAACAGTTAAGCCTTTATGGAACATTGCCAGATGATTCATATGatttattcatttcaaCAATGACAATGATGTCTGGTTCCCCTCCCGTACTTTTTGCTAATTTAGCAAATATATGGAAACCAAATCCAGATTatgaattggaaaaaatgaattcCAAAAACCAATTAGTAGAACCAAATCGAATGAAATTATCCAAAGAAATTCCCTTAGAGTCATTTATTCACCAAAAAACGGAAagtaatgatattaaaaactataaatttgatTACAAAACTTTAAGAGATTTACAAGAGGCCGAACAGTTACAAATTGATTTAGCTTCCTtacaaaattcaaaaagatttattgataataaagatactAAACAAGTCATCAATATAGATGACAAGaaagataatgataatgcaGATATTGTTATGACTGATGCAATTGATTCtgaaataattgatattgaGAAAAATGATGAGGAAGAAAATAACGATCCAGCAGCACCAACTTTAAATATACAAGATGATAATGCTGACGTACTAATGACCGATTTGAATCCAATAGtcaaaattgaagaaactAATAATACGTCAGAACTggatgaaaagaaaaacactTCGCTATCAATGAAATAccctaaaaataaatcatcttGTTCATGGTCTTTAAGCGTGTCTGACATTCCTGTTGCAGGGAATTCTCGTAAAGTGTCTATGCAATCAATTGACGAGTCTGTAATTCTAGGAACATCAGGTAACAACAGCCATcttccaatatttttaagagAGCTAGGCTATGTACCAGATTATAGTTTTGTCACAATCGGggttcatttttttatgaagtatgaattaataatagatgttcataaaatttggaatttaaaagaagataATTCCACTAGTCAAACCACAAAGGGCATGTATCTCATAAAAGCTTTTGTTAATGTAACTAGAAGTACTGATATTGATCGTATTAACCATGCTGAAAAGGCTTTACTAGCTTTACAAAGAGAGCTACAGGGGTatgtagaattatttgtacCAGATAGAAAATCAATGGATTCAAGAGTGCATGATAATACAGACCGTACTCAATCTGCTACCacctaa
- the VMA21 gene encoding Vma21p (similar to Saccharomyces cerevisiae VMA21 (YGR105W); ancestral locus Anc_3.449) translates to MATDIPVSVIRKLMFFTIAMVAFPLITFFLVQQMTDNTIVSGGIAAAAANIVLIGYVIVAFTEDTTKLQIDEKTKKHD, encoded by the coding sequence atggCTACAGATATTCCAGTTTCTGTTATCCGTAAATTGATGTTCTTCACAATTGCAATGGTTGCATTTCCATTAATCACTTTCTTTTTAGTTCAACAAATGACAGATAATACAATTGTTAGTGGTGGTATcgctgctgctgctgctaatattgttttaattgGTTACGTAATTGTAGCATTCACAGAGGATACTACTAAGCTACaaattgatgaaaagaCGAAAAAGCATGATTGA
- the SUA7 gene encoding transcription factor TFIIB (similar to Saccharomyces cerevisiae SUA7 (YPR086W); ancestral locus Anc_3.394): MSVQVPTSTIAHERRQRKGPNLNVVLTCPECKVYPPKIIERFSEGDVVCALCGLVLSDKLIDTRSEWRTFSNDDQNGDDPSRVGEASNPLLDGNNLSTRIGQGETTDSRFTKELNRAQGKNIVDKKDNEVQSAFAKITMLCDAAELPKIVKDCAKEAYKLCNDEKSLKGKSTESVMAASILIGCRRAQVARTFKEIQSIIHVKTKEFGKTLGIMKGILREKSADGVIKIDTDNMSGAQNVTYIPRFCSHLGLPMQVTTSAEYTAKKCKEIGDIAGKSPITIAVVSIYLNILLFKIPVTAAKVAQILQVTEGTIKSGYKILYEHREKVVDPHLIENGTVNAKDLPKAEKDRFLKPDKR; the protein is encoded by the coding sequence ATGTCAGTCCAAGTTCCAACCTCAACCATTGCACATGAAAGAAGACAAAGAAAAGGTCCAAATTTAAACGTAGTTTTAACCTGTCCAGAATGTAAAGTCTATCCACCAAAGATCATCGAAAGATTTAGTGAAGGTGATGTCGTCTGTGCTCTTTGTGGTTTAGTTTTATCAGATAAGTTGATTGATACTAGATCAGAATGGCGTACTTTCTCAAACGATGATCAAAATGGTGATGACCCAAGTCGTGTTGGTGAAGCTTCAAATCCTTTGTTGGATGGAAACAACTTATCAACAAGAATTGGGCAGGGTGAAACTACCGATTCTAGATTtacaaaagaattaaatagaGCACAAGGTAAAAACATTGTGGAcaaaaaagataatgaaGTTCAATCTGCTTTTGCAAAAATTACAATGCTTTGTGATGCTGCCGAATTACCCAAGATTGTTAAAGATTGTGCCAAAGAAGCATACAAGTTATGTAACGatgaaaaatctttaaaggGTAAATCGACTGAAAGTGTCATGGCTgcttcaattttaattggtTGTAGACGTGCTCAAGTTGCTAGaacttttaaagaaattcaaTCTATTATTCATGTGAAAACGAAGGAATTTGGTAAAACTTTGGGTATCATGAAAGGTATATTGAGAGAAAAGAGTGCAGATGGTGtcattaaaattgataCTGATAATATGAGTGGTGCTCAAAATGTTACATATATTCCAAGATTTTGTTCACATTTGGGTTTACCTATGCAAGTTACTACATCCGCAGAATATACTGCTAAGAAATGTAAGGAAATTGGTGACATTGCTGGTAAATCCCCAATTACTATTGCAGTcgtttcaatttatttgaatattttattattcaaaatccCTGTCACAGCTGCAAAAGTCGCTCAAATCTTACAAGTCACTGAAGGTACTATTAAATCTGGGTATAAGATTTTATACGAACACCGTGAAAAGGTTGTAGATCctcatttaattgaaaatggtaCAGTTAATGCTAAGGATTTGCCCAAAGCGGAAAAGGATAGATTCTTAAAACCAGATAAGAGGTAA